In Wolbachia endosymbiont of Cimex lectularius, the following are encoded in one genomic region:
- a CDS encoding type IV secretion system protein, giving the protein MQLRLGTFWFRLLLLAAYVLITGCNKNDMPFPRCISADYFGPEPITVGAHFPIGHDAFFPEGESGEPIDPETDEINYGFHPNQVVKWKDTGFETNGDDLIVRVNGAWTSWSNDNKKESKGSYSLQSLEQLKYATKFEGKQGDNSLPDFHLVCNDYKSSMQKFSSSSSTSCTVNCKRINEDDGKSIVSRGVPCWFTNGHGAYLLFKKPGDNNPNESLKSMRNPQSHTIHLGYNSVAENGSGLFTLKKGEKKLKDRNCKLLELEKGWKIYVKILDRYYLDNVGGYSFEFLSGVQQPSSFGFFDYVYHYLKSVLLINKNSEGEPAAAQAMFQNIAEKSTSFHNFVLSLLVLFIVISSLLYLFGMIRETKHDMLVRMMKITLVIVLISPGSFKFFYDHFLTLFVEGLEYMINVITSFAPNMNTDANWDPVKAGGDARVKLFSFMEDMFNKFFAYSVWKKFAAFLHYQMWASILMIPAIFIGIVLYFLLCVYAYIIFLSGFVGIAFLIAIMPLFLISILFSPLKSLFEGWIKFCISFCLQSIMIFALLSLLAAIIMNTFYRQLGFTVCYNKWFEIRLCAPKWMFGGFCIIDKQYFGWTPGQIFVPYTIGEASPLNVDKSIEGIEKLSRAGGTIKFTGGAGYIPLPPDYIGKGFRYIDYPFFNPVPGTKENPADHYIAESDIVVSGSCSKNEKNLVHLTNSLSHASEKADILSLIDSINNKIGGDDINKIVEHHCQDINKCSSYREIINKIRVLVQNIIKRSVNCELKNFHDVNKKEYQENSDYQRVQDIQRGYLINAGEIFVLFLLSFLMFSLREFVQQMGSSIAGGGFSVYSISKMYEASPLVRIMEGLKRSYWQDTIGGRLESLGSWATHLPDRLAGGTANLLGRIPRVGGVLKYAIDVPRKFVGATIEATKFATSPENDVDKLEEKIYKAFGVDKEDITHRRIGRYLDYYKGYVGSHLGYTIKDAMKFTWEHSVDSIGKHSYNHNLLYRAKSHRREFLDKLHDYTIGRKRKPERYKDEGNSSQPSAPSPRPSEPNSKKSDEFLGDSLKRSVPGEPREGNEDSDGD; this is encoded by the coding sequence ATGCAGTTACGCTTAGGCACATTTTGGTTTAGGTTACTACTTCTTGCAGCTTATGTGCTGATAACAGGTTGTAATAAGAACGATATGCCTTTTCCAAGGTGCATATCTGCTGATTATTTTGGCCCTGAACCTATTACAGTTGGTGCTCATTTTCCAATCGGTCATGATGCGTTTTTTCCAGAAGGTGAAAGTGGAGAACCTATTGATCCTGAGACCGACGAAATCAATTATGGTTTTCACCCTAACCAAGTGGTGAAGTGGAAGGATACCGGATTCGAAACCAATGGAGATGATTTAATAGTACGAGTTAATGGTGCATGGACATCTTGGAGTAATGATAATAAGAAAGAATCTAAAGGCAGTTACAGTTTGCAAAGCTTGGAGCAGCTGAAATATGCAACCAAATTCGAAGGCAAACAAGGCGATAATAGCTTGCCTGACTTTCACTTGGTTTGCAATGATTATAAATCTAGTATGCAAAAATTTTCAAGTAGTTCTAGTACAAGTTGTACTGTAAACTGTAAGCGCATTAATGAGGATGATGGCAAAAGCATAGTGTCACGTGGTGTTCCATGTTGGTTTACTAATGGTCATGGCGCTTACCTTCTGTTTAAAAAGCCGGGTGATAACAACCCTAACGAAAGTTTGAAATCCATGCGCAATCCTCAATCTCACACTATACATCTAGGTTATAACTCTGTAGCAGAAAATGGAAGCGGGCTTTTTACTTTGAAAAAAGGCGAGAAAAAGTTAAAGGACAGAAATTGTAAACTACTGGAGTTAGAAAAGGGATGGAAAATATATGTAAAAATATTAGACAGATATTACTTAGACAATGTAGGCGGCTACTCTTTTGAATTTTTGAGCGGAGTGCAGCAACCAAGTAGTTTTGGGTTTTTTGATTACGTTTATCACTACCTAAAGAGTGTATTGTTGATCAATAAAAACAGTGAAGGTGAACCTGCAGCCGCACAGGCTATGTTTCAGAATATAGCTGAAAAGAGTACAAGTTTTCATAATTTTGTTCTTTCCTTGCTTGTTCTATTTATAGTGATTTCATCGCTCCTTTACCTTTTTGGTATGATAAGAGAAACTAAGCATGATATGCTCGTCAGGATGATGAAAATCACTTTAGTAATAGTGCTTATATCTCCTGGAAGTTTTAAGTTTTTCTACGATCATTTCCTTACTTTGTTTGTTGAAGGACTTGAATATATGATAAATGTAATTACTAGCTTTGCTCCTAATATGAATACAGATGCTAATTGGGACCCTGTCAAAGCTGGTGGGGACGCCCGTGTTAAATTGTTCAGCTTTATGGAGGACATGTTCAACAAGTTTTTTGCTTACTCTGTTTGGAAAAAGTTTGCAGCGTTTTTGCATTACCAAATGTGGGCAAGCATACTTATGATACCAGCAATTTTCATAGGGATCGTTTTATATTTCCTGCTGTGTGTATATGCTTACATAATATTCCTTTCCGGTTTCGTGGGTATAGCTTTTCTTATAGCCATAATGCCACTGTTTCTAATTTCTATCTTATTTTCACCGCTGAAAAGTCTATTTGAAGGTTGGATAAAATTCTGTATTAGTTTCTGTTTACAATCGATTATGATATTTGCCCTATTATCATTGCTGGCTGCAATTATAATGAATACCTTTTATAGGCAGCTAGGTTTCACTGTATGCTACAATAAATGGTTTGAAATAAGATTGTGTGCTCCAAAATGGATGTTTGGCGGTTTTTGTATCATTGATAAACAGTACTTTGGTTGGACTCCAGGACAAATTTTTGTACCTTACACTATCGGAGAGGCTTCCCCATTAAACGTAGACAAAAGCATAGAGGGCATAGAAAAACTAAGCAGAGCAGGTGGTACAATAAAATTCACTGGCGGTGCTGGATATATTCCTCTTCCACCGGATTACATTGGAAAAGGTTTCCGTTATATAGACTATCCCTTCTTTAACCCAGTTCCTGGTACTAAAGAAAATCCAGCAGACCATTATATAGCAGAAAGCGACATAGTGGTTAGTGGTAGTTGTAGTAAAAATGAGAAAAATCTAGTACACTTAACAAACAGTTTATCCCATGCATCAGAAAAGGCTGACATCTTATCGTTAATAGATAGTATAAACAATAAGATAGGTGGTGATGATATTAATAAAATAGTAGAACACCACTGTCAAGATATAAACAAGTGCAGCAGTTACAGGGAAATAATAAATAAAATAAGGGTTTTAGTGCAGAATATAATTAAGCGAAGTGTAAACTGCGAATTAAAGAATTTTCATGATGTAAATAAAAAGGAATATCAAGAAAATAGCGACTACCAAAGGGTGCAAGACATACAGAGAGGTTATTTAATCAATGCGGGGGAAATCTTTGTATTATTCTTGCTTTCATTTTTAATGTTCTCCTTACGCGAGTTCGTACAACAAATGGGCTCAAGTATCGCTGGTGGTGGATTCAGCGTTTATAGTATATCTAAGATGTATGAAGCATCGCCTTTAGTTCGAATAATGGAAGGATTAAAACGGTCTTATTGGCAAGATACAATTGGTGGAAGACTAGAGTCTTTAGGCAGTTGGGCTACTCATTTACCGGATAGATTAGCCGGAGGTACGGCTAATCTACTGGGCAGGATACCACGAGTTGGAGGTGTGTTGAAATACGCTATTGATGTGCCACGTAAATTTGTAGGTGCTACTATCGAAGCAACAAAATTTGCAACATCGCCTGAAAATGACGTTGATAAACTTGAGGAAAAAATTTACAAGGCGTTTGGAGTTGACAAGGAAGATATTACGCATAGAAGAATTGGTAGATATTTAGATTATTACAAAGGATATGTGGGGTCACATTTGGGCTATACAATAAAAGACGCTATGAAGTTTACTTGGGAACATAGTGTTGATTCTATAGGAAAGCATAGCTATAATCATAACTTACTCTATAGAGCAAAATCGCATAGGCGAGAATTCTTGGACAAACTTCATGATTACACCATAGGGCGCAAAAGAAAGCCAGAGAGATATAAGGATGAAGGTAATAGTAGTCAACCAAGTGCGCCATCACCAAGGCCTAGTGAGCCAAATTCGAAGAAATCAGATGAGTTTTTGGGGGATTCATTAAAAAGAAGTGTACCGGGTGAGCCAAGAGAAGGGAATGAGGATAGCGATGGAGACTAG
- the map gene encoding type I methionyl aminopeptidase yields MDITIHSQEDFEFMRKAGRLAAETLDFIAPHVEVGVTTNELNDLCHDFIIKAGAIPAPLNYRGYPKSICTSKNAVVCHGIPDDKPLKDGDIVNIDVTVILNGWHGDTSRMFWAGKPSIKAKRLCDATYGALMEAIKQVKPGNKLNEIGLAIEKYIEDFGYSIVRNYCGHGIGKVFHAPPNVVHFYDKDEDLVLKEGMFFTIEPMINAGKHETLLSKLDGWTVTTRDLSLSAQFEHTLGVTKNGVEVFTLSPKNWHFPPYN; encoded by the coding sequence ATGGACATAACTATACATTCACAGGAAGACTTTGAATTTATGCGAAAAGCTGGCCGGTTAGCAGCTGAAACTCTTGATTTCATTGCACCGCACGTAGAAGTAGGAGTAACAACTAATGAGTTAAACGATTTATGTCATGACTTTATAATCAAAGCAGGCGCAATTCCAGCACCATTGAACTATAGAGGGTATCCCAAATCGATTTGTACTTCAAAAAATGCTGTTGTGTGTCACGGCATTCCTGATGATAAGCCGCTTAAGGATGGAGATATTGTAAATATCGATGTCACGGTAATTTTAAATGGCTGGCATGGCGACACAAGTCGTATGTTTTGGGCTGGTAAGCCGTCAATAAAAGCAAAACGCTTGTGTGATGCTACTTATGGCGCATTGATGGAAGCGATAAAGCAAGTTAAACCTGGTAATAAATTAAATGAAATTGGGCTTGCTATAGAGAAATATATTGAAGATTTTGGCTATTCTATCGTACGTAACTATTGTGGACATGGTATAGGAAAAGTCTTTCATGCTCCGCCAAATGTGGTGCATTTTTATGATAAAGATGAAGATCTTGTCTTAAAGGAAGGCATGTTTTTTACAATAGAACCAATGATCAACGCTGGAAAACATGAAACTCTGCTCAGCAAGCTAGATGGCTGGACAGTAACAACACGTGACCTTTCACTTTCTGCGCAGTTTGAGCATACGCTTGGGGTAACAAAAAATGGTGTTGAAGTATTCACATTGTCGCCTAAGAATTGGCATTTCCCGCCTTATAACTAG
- a CDS encoding aspartate-semialdehyde dehydrogenase, whose amino-acid sequence MGHKIAVVGATGRVGREVLNILAEFQDEEKISIDSIIVLASKKSKGKKVSFGDEELTVSCLENCDFTGVNIAIFCAGTHVSEKYVPIATEAGCIVIDNSFHFRMKEGVPLIIPEINKGKIMEYKNHNIISNPNCTIIQMLLVLHLLHQKAKIKRIVASTYQSTSGAGKAAMDELYHQTKKIFMNETKKPEVFPKQIAFNCIPHIGEFMEDGSTKEEWKMQEETKKILGEDIKVTATCVRVPVFIGHAIAVNVEFYQPITEEQARRVLSETEDNGILVYDRREGGEYTTQIDVVQEDAVYVSRIRKDNTVEHGLNMWIVADNLRKGAALNIVQILEILAKEHCNSCTPNGSA is encoded by the coding sequence ATGGGACATAAAATTGCTGTTGTTGGAGCAACAGGAAGAGTAGGACGCGAGGTGCTGAATATACTTGCTGAGTTTCAAGACGAAGAAAAAATTTCGATAGATTCTATTATCGTACTCGCATCAAAAAAATCAAAGGGAAAAAAGGTGAGTTTTGGTGATGAAGAACTAACTGTTTCATGTCTTGAAAATTGTGACTTTACTGGAGTCAATATAGCCATTTTCTGTGCTGGGACTCATGTTTCTGAAAAATATGTGCCAATTGCAACTGAGGCAGGATGCATTGTTATAGATAACAGTTTCCATTTTAGGATGAAAGAAGGTGTACCGCTGATCATTCCAGAGATTAACAAAGGAAAAATCATGGAATACAAAAACCACAACATAATATCCAATCCAAACTGTACTATAATACAGATGTTGCTAGTACTGCACTTATTACACCAAAAAGCAAAAATAAAGAGAATTGTTGCTTCAACTTATCAATCGACCTCCGGCGCAGGCAAAGCAGCAATGGATGAACTTTATCATCAGACAAAAAAGATCTTTATGAATGAAACCAAAAAACCCGAGGTATTTCCTAAGCAAATAGCATTTAACTGTATTCCTCACATAGGAGAATTCATGGAAGATGGTTCCACAAAAGAGGAATGGAAAATGCAAGAGGAAACAAAAAAAATCTTAGGAGAAGATATAAAAGTGACTGCAACTTGCGTGAGGGTACCCGTTTTTATTGGTCATGCTATAGCAGTGAATGTAGAGTTTTATCAGCCTATAACTGAAGAACAAGCTCGTAGAGTGCTAAGTGAAACCGAGGACAATGGAATTTTAGTGTATGATAGGCGCGAAGGTGGTGAATATACAACTCAAATTGATGTTGTACAGGAGGACGCTGTATATGTATCGCGTATTAGAAAAGACAACACCGTCGAACACGGATTAAACATGTGGATAGTGGCTGACAATCTGCGCAAAGGTGCAGCACTAAATATAGTGCAGATTCTGGAGATTTTGGCAAAGGAACACTGTAATTCCTGTACACCAAATGGCAGCGCGTGA
- a CDS encoding MFS transporter: MIIGNTLLLVGAVGCVFAPSVLWLLISRFIQGIGVSTSVVVFAIVADSYKGDEAVKFIGVMNSVLTVVMAVAPVLGSFINEIVGWRGNYASVAILCLISWVLQLFLLPETKKDRDIFNLKKMMKDYGKLLLSSKFMALSLVMSLFSAAYMSFITCGPFLYMETFGLSSAIYALHQGAIVGSFSLVSLFTGKILQKLGAIRCIIYGTGVVIIGSLLLVIFSIIMPNFPYSITLSMIVFVIGCAICQAVLFNASLNVFPEIKGTASSAVSFIRSFIMAVFIGLTSCVYNGQAISTAILVLSDQY; encoded by the coding sequence ATGATCATAGGTAACACTTTACTGCTCGTTGGTGCTGTTGGTTGTGTTTTTGCACCATCAGTTCTTTGGCTTTTAATTTCTCGCTTTATTCAAGGCATTGGTGTTAGCACATCTGTAGTTGTATTTGCAATCGTTGCAGATAGCTATAAAGGCGACGAAGCAGTGAAGTTTATCGGAGTCATGAATTCTGTTCTCACAGTTGTCATGGCAGTTGCACCGGTTTTGGGCAGTTTCATCAATGAAATTGTGGGATGGCGTGGCAATTATGCAAGTGTTGCAATACTTTGTTTAATCTCTTGGGTTTTGCAGCTTTTTCTGTTGCCGGAAACGAAAAAGGACCGCGATATCTTTAATTTGAAAAAAATGATGAAAGACTATGGGAAGCTATTATTGAGTTCAAAATTTATGGCACTATCTTTGGTAATGAGCCTTTTTTCTGCTGCTTATATGTCATTTATCACTTGTGGACCTTTTTTATACATGGAGACTTTTGGCTTGTCTAGCGCTATTTATGCACTACATCAAGGTGCAATAGTTGGATCCTTCTCACTCGTCAGTCTATTTACTGGCAAGATCTTACAAAAACTTGGGGCAATAAGGTGTATAATTTATGGTACAGGTGTGGTTATTATCGGGTCTTTATTGCTTGTTATATTTAGTATAATCATGCCCAATTTTCCCTACTCAATAACACTATCAATGATTGTTTTCGTTATTGGTTGTGCAATTTGCCAGGCAGTGCTTTTTAATGCATCATTGAATGTTTTCCCTGAAATTAAAGGTACAGCTTCTTCTGCAGTTTCATTCATCAGATCTTTTATCATGGCCGTTTTTATTGGCTTAACGAGCTGTGTTTATAATGGTCAAGCAATCAGTACAGCTATTCTTGTTTTGTCTGATCAGTACTAA
- a CDS encoding FAD-dependent oxidoreductase translates to MQLNFNISFPDLYIRNGLIKLDETFLNYAKSYDESLFCSLIKARENASVSSQCHSISSQYCSMSSQCLTLGSRKQQMSTTQATDSQLIIDLSYLLDEFIAKLFNIEKETEELKKKHNDFAVIYQCKRLFIQRYALKKYTDIANIDIDCVTSRLSHFLTLPTTEKNFAEQVMCWFEDKEHHKEEIELAAQYAAWRVKNKQGILFSTHKKIDYENLVSFSKKEVDEIEVLYSNEVKRRYGFDLTSERVGLDKALDNAHYCIFCHKQNKDSCSKGLQPSVIRVADTGIQKEYADSSATFCQPSEIFKKSPLKVELHGCPLEQKISEMNLVKSEGYSIASLAIVMIDNPLCAATGYRICNDCMNSCIYQKQEPVNVPMVETRVLDDVLSLPYGFEIYSLLSRWNPLNFQRPLPKENTGKNVLVVGLGPAGFNLAHHLLNDGHNVIAIDGLKIEPLIDNFQPIRDFKHEKLSKRTASGFGGVAEYGITSRWNKNYLKIIRLLLERRKNFASYGGIRFGGTVTVSDVLNFGFDHIALALGSGKARIIKIKNMLARGVRMASDFLMSLQLSGALKSDSIANLQIRMPIVVIGAGLTAIDTATEALAYYPIQVEKFLLRYETLVGKYGKDYVEKDWTEEEREIANEFILHAQSIQKEKELAKKENREAKILELMQSLGGVKVVYRKELKSSPSYRLNSEEVQNALSEGIYFIENLEPVEFVTGKYNHAESIKLIDTKSHKVKCIKARSVLIAVGTEPNTVIATEDRKHFKLSNGYFAHLSSSGEEVDPIFSPKMQNKDRILVYKQGSKAISFFGDLHPSYSGSVVKAMASAKNGYPIISQLLNGVIQTTNQPVLCAGMTPEHLASEEFFNKIKEQFTAKVIKVQYLTDRVVEIVIKAPLAAKNFKPGQFFRLQSFETNNRKATSLAMEGIAVTGTEVDKKKGIISTIVLETGGSTNLCKYFKEGEQIVLMGPTGHPTEVC, encoded by the coding sequence ATGCAGCTAAATTTTAACATCTCATTTCCCGATCTATATATTCGCAATGGATTAATAAAACTAGATGAAACATTTTTAAATTACGCCAAATCATACGATGAAAGTTTATTTTGTTCTCTGATTAAAGCAAGAGAAAACGCTTCAGTGTCATCCCAGTGTCACTCCATATCATCTCAGTATTGTTCCATGTCATCCCAGTGCTTGACACTGGGATCCAGAAAACAACAAATGTCGACCACTCAAGCGACAGATAGTCAGCTAATTATAGACCTTTCGTACTTACTTGATGAATTCATCGCAAAGCTTTTCAACATTGAAAAAGAAACAGAAGAGCTAAAGAAAAAGCACAACGACTTTGCTGTAATATATCAATGCAAAAGGTTATTTATTCAACGCTATGCATTAAAGAAATACACTGACATAGCAAACATAGACATTGATTGTGTCACTAGCAGATTAAGTCATTTTCTTACTTTACCAACAACAGAAAAAAATTTCGCCGAGCAAGTGATGTGTTGGTTTGAGGATAAAGAGCATCACAAAGAGGAAATAGAACTTGCAGCGCAATATGCAGCATGGAGAGTGAAAAATAAACAGGGTATACTTTTTAGTACTCATAAAAAAATCGATTATGAAAATCTCGTATCATTCTCTAAAAAAGAAGTGGATGAGATTGAAGTTCTGTATTCAAATGAAGTAAAAAGACGATATGGTTTTGATCTAACAAGTGAAAGGGTGGGTTTAGATAAAGCATTAGATAATGCTCACTACTGCATATTTTGTCATAAGCAAAATAAGGACAGCTGCTCAAAAGGGTTGCAGCCATCTGTTATCCGAGTGGCTGACACTGGGATCCAGAAAGAATACGCAGATTCTAGCGCCACATTTTGTCAACCAAGCGAGATTTTTAAAAAATCTCCACTTAAAGTTGAACTGCACGGCTGCCCACTGGAGCAGAAAATATCAGAAATGAATCTGGTAAAAAGTGAAGGGTACAGTATAGCCAGCCTTGCAATTGTGATGATAGATAATCCATTATGTGCAGCCACTGGATACAGAATATGCAATGATTGCATGAATTCGTGCATATATCAAAAACAAGAGCCTGTGAATGTGCCAATGGTTGAAACAAGAGTTTTGGATGACGTGCTCAGTTTGCCATACGGATTTGAAATATATTCTCTGCTTAGTCGTTGGAATCCTTTAAATTTTCAGCGGCCGTTGCCGAAAGAAAACACTGGAAAAAATGTCCTGGTTGTAGGCCTTGGTCCTGCTGGTTTTAATTTAGCTCATCATCTGTTGAATGATGGACATAATGTTATCGCCATCGATGGATTAAAGATAGAACCTCTGATTGATAATTTTCAGCCGATCAGAGATTTCAAGCATGAAAAATTGAGTAAGCGTACAGCCAGTGGGTTTGGTGGAGTAGCAGAATATGGTATTACTTCTCGGTGGAACAAGAATTACTTAAAGATTATTAGATTATTACTAGAAAGACGCAAAAATTTTGCGTCTTATGGAGGCATTCGCTTTGGTGGCACAGTAACTGTTAGTGATGTGCTCAATTTTGGTTTCGACCACATAGCCCTAGCGCTTGGCTCTGGTAAAGCACGAATAATCAAGATAAAAAACATGTTAGCTCGTGGGGTGCGCATGGCATCTGATTTTCTAATGTCATTACAACTCAGTGGTGCTCTTAAATCTGACTCTATAGCAAATCTGCAAATTCGCATGCCAATAGTTGTTATAGGCGCGGGACTTACTGCAATTGATACTGCCACTGAAGCTTTAGCGTATTATCCGATTCAAGTAGAAAAATTTCTTCTTCGCTACGAGACATTGGTTGGTAAATATGGGAAAGACTACGTTGAAAAAGATTGGACAGAAGAAGAACGTGAAATTGCGAATGAGTTTATATTGCACGCACAGTCGATCCAAAAAGAGAAAGAATTAGCAAAAAAAGAGAACAGAGAAGCAAAAATATTGGAGTTAATGCAGAGTTTAGGGGGAGTGAAAGTTGTATATAGAAAAGAGCTAAAAAGTTCACCAAGTTACCGACTAAATAGTGAGGAGGTGCAAAACGCACTGTCAGAAGGGATTTACTTTATCGAAAACCTAGAGCCAGTTGAATTTGTGACGGGTAAGTATAACCATGCTGAATCGATAAAACTGATAGACACAAAGTCTCACAAAGTCAAGTGTATAAAAGCACGTTCTGTTCTTATAGCAGTGGGTACTGAGCCAAATACAGTCATTGCAACGGAAGATAGAAAGCATTTTAAATTAAGCAATGGATATTTCGCTCACCTGAGTTCATCAGGGGAAGAAGTAGATCCAATATTCTCTCCTAAGATGCAAAATAAAGATAGAATATTAGTGTATAAGCAAGGCAGTAAAGCAATTAGTTTCTTCGGTGATCTTCATCCTTCATATAGTGGTAGTGTTGTGAAAGCTATGGCAAGTGCCAAAAACGGCTACCCTATCATTTCCCAGCTTTTGAATGGAGTTATCCAAACAACTAACCAACCAGTGTTATGCGCTGGAATGACGCCAGAACACCTGGCAAGTGAAGAATTCTTCAATAAGATCAAAGAACAGTTCACTGCAAAAGTCATAAAAGTTCAATATTTAACTGACAGAGTAGTAGAAATAGTGATCAAAGCACCACTTGCTGCAAAAAATTTCAAGCCTGGCCAATTCTTTAGATTGCAAAGTTTTGAAACTAACAACAGAAAAGCCACAAGCCTTGCTATGGAAGGTATAGCTGTAACTGGCACTGAAGTAGACAAAAAAAAAGGAATTATTTCCACTATTGTACTTGAAACCGGTGGTTCCACTAATTTGTGTAAGTACTTCAAAGAAGGTGAACAAATAGTTCTTATGGGCCCAACTGGACACCCTACTGAGGTTTGTTAG
- the fabZ gene encoding 3-hydroxyacyl-ACP dehydratase FabZ has product MQFNISDIIKILPHSYPFLLVDRVIECDPGRSIKAIKNVTFNEPFFIGHFPGHPIMPGVLIIESLAQASAICVLGKESQSTMENKVVYFMSIENAKFRKPVTPGDTLILQSNIKNARLSACKFECVAYVDEERVAEATILAMLQNK; this is encoded by the coding sequence ATGCAGTTTAATATCAGTGATATTATAAAAATATTACCACACTCTTATCCGTTTCTCTTAGTGGATAGAGTAATAGAATGTGATCCAGGTAGGAGTATAAAGGCAATCAAAAATGTGACTTTCAATGAACCGTTTTTTATTGGCCATTTTCCCGGCCATCCAATAATGCCAGGAGTTTTAATAATTGAATCTCTAGCTCAGGCATCTGCAATATGTGTTCTTGGTAAAGAAAGTCAAAGTACAATGGAAAATAAAGTTGTTTACTTTATGTCCATTGAAAATGCAAAATTCAGAAAGCCAGTTACTCCAGGAGACACCCTGATTCTTCAATCTAACATTAAAAATGCACGTTTGAGTGCATGCAAGTTTGAGTGTGTTGCATATGTAGACGAAGAGAGGGTTGCAGAAGCAACAATTTTAGCCATGTTGCAAAACAAGTAA
- a CDS encoding OmpH family outer membrane protein, whose protein sequence is MKYTQLFISVIVLVIFLFVGYKVVKHQPEDALNIKVAIIDSDKVISESLALQNIQQQIKEQSSGLQQEFESELEKFKPSKEEFELLSEEAKKERTEQFDKHALSARDSYAKKMLYLEKSYRDAVDSIFNKIKEVAKETAEKNNIDLVLFISKKNQVLYSMDEADLDKVDLSDAVLKNINKEIPEFALKDVN, encoded by the coding sequence ATGAAATACACACAATTATTTATATCAGTTATTGTCTTAGTTATTTTCCTGTTTGTGGGTTATAAGGTTGTAAAACATCAACCTGAGGATGCGCTTAACATAAAAGTTGCGATTATTGATAGCGACAAAGTGATCAGTGAGTCTCTTGCTCTACAAAATATACAACAGCAAATAAAAGAACAAAGTTCTGGGCTGCAGCAAGAGTTTGAAAGTGAGCTAGAAAAATTCAAGCCTTCAAAAGAGGAATTTGAACTTCTATCAGAAGAAGCAAAAAAGGAAAGAACAGAGCAATTTGACAAGCACGCTCTAAGTGCTAGAGATAGTTACGCTAAAAAGATGTTATACCTAGAAAAAAGTTACAGAGATGCAGTAGATAGTATTTTTAACAAGATAAAAGAAGTTGCCAAAGAAACCGCAGAAAAAAACAACATAGACTTGGTACTATTTATTTCAAAGAAAAATCAGGTTTTATACTCTATGGATGAAGCTGACTTAGATAAAGTTGATTTATCAGATGCAGTATTAAAAAACATAAACAAAGAAATACCAGAATTCGCTTTGAAAGACGTCAATTAG